The window GTAATAATTGAACGACGAGTGATGCCGTGGGTCATGTATTCTCCTTATACGTGGTGCGCCAGGATTTTGGAGAGGAACGTTTTGGTTCGCTCGTTCTCCGGGTTTTTGAAGAAATGTTCGGGCGTTCCGGTTTCGACGATGCGCCCGCTATCCATAAAGATGACGCGATGGCCGACGCTTCGTGCGAAGCCCATTTCGTGCGTGACGACGAGCATCGTAATTCCCGTCGTCGCAAGTGCGGCCATGACGTCAAGGACTTCCTTGATCATCTCAGGGTCGAGCGCACTTGTGGGCTCGTCGAAAAGGAGAATCTTCGGCTGCATCGCGAGAGCCCTCGCAATTGCGACGCGCTGCTGTTGGCCTCCCGAAAGCTGAGCCGGATACGATCCCTCTTTATCAGCGAGACCCACGCGGGTGAGGATCTCACGCGCCAAGCGCTCGGCCTCCGTTTTCGAAAGGCGTTTTACGTTGATTGGAGCGAGCGAGACGTTCTGCAGCGCCGTCATATGAGGATAGAGGTGAAACCCTTGAAACACCATTCCTACCTCAGCACGAACGGCGCCGATGTCAGTCGTTTTGGCGCTCACCTCTTTGCCGTCGACGGTGAGCCGGCCGGTCTGAATAGTCTCTAGGCGATTGATGCACCGTATCAGGGTGCTCTTGCCGGACCCCGATGGGCCAATCACGCAAACGACTTCGCCTTTTTCGACAGCGAGGTCGATGTCAATGAGGACATGCTGCTGCCCAAACCATTTGTTAACGGCAGCAAATTCGATGATCGGCACGCAGTCGCACCGTACTCGTTATAGCAGTATTTTGCCTGCCGTCGCCGCGAGAGCCGGGCTTTATTTCGTGGGCGTCACTGTTACGGTCGAAAGTTCGGCGGGAAGCGTCACTGCATTGTTCGGATCGTTGTAATCGAGAAATGTCTCGGTGATGAAGCTATTCTTACACTCGTGTGTGAGAAACGTGCTCTTGTCATACGTACACGACAATTCGCGCGGCCCCGCCGCGTGTGCTCCTGGTATCGACGCCGTCGCGATCGAGACTTGATATGATCCGTAGGTTACCCCGCCTTCACTGACGTCGGCACCCACCATTATGCGCGTTCCCTCAACCAACGTCTTGATCGAGTCGGCCGGTAGTGCGGCTGCTGACGGCATCGGCTGTTTTTGCCAGGCGCTGCTCCCGACGCGGTGATAGAGATAGCCGTCCGCGATATACATCTCCATGACGACCGGTCCACTTGCGATCTGCGTGTGCACGGTTTTGGCGGCGGCCGCCATCTTCTTCTTAAGATCGCCGATGCTCATGCTGGCCGCCAGGTTGGAACCGCGCGTGCATGATGAGGCATTCTGTGGCAGCCACGTTCCGTTGACCGAAGTCTCGAACTCGCGTGTGAATGCGGAATTGCTCTGCTTCGTGTAAACCATGTGGATCGGTTCCGATGCCTGTCCGCTATCCTGCGTTCCCTCGAAGGTCCACTTGTCCGTGGTCCAAGGCCCGGCGGTTCCGCTTTCGTTGAAGTTCGAGGCTGAGCGTAGATGCGATTCCCACTTCCAGGTACTGCTTCCCGAGTCGAAGCGATAGGTCTCGTCGAACTCTCCGGAAAGGCCGTCCGTTGTCCGAAAGACGTTCTTCATTGAGATCGATCCGGGCGCGTCACGCGTGAACGTCATGGTTCCCAGGCTGCACGCTACGCTTTCGCACTTCCAGGTGCCGACCAGCGCGAACGCCTGATCCGAATTCGGTGCGACCTGCTGAGCGCCCGTCGGTGCCGTCGTAGCGCATGCGGCAAGCACGATCGCAGCGAAGCATGAATGCCATGTCATATATGGCGCACGTCGGCGGTTGGGAGACAATTTGCTCTGAAGAATGCCAAACGCCCACGTTCTGTTGACAGTTTAATAAATGATGCTCGCAGTTCGTCGCGCTACACTCGATGACGTCGATTTCATCCACGTAGCCCATGATGCAGCGCATGCGCGGGCATTCGTCCATCCGGTTCCGCTGGACGCTGTTCGAGCGGCTCTTGAGGATCCGGCTCGCGGGACGTTCATTCTTACGAAAGACGGCGAGCGCGCCGGTATGCTGCTACTGGCATACGATCCAGAAGCGCCGTGGCTCGTGGAACTCCGCAGAATTATCGTAACGAAGCAGCATGGCGGCATCGGAACGTTCGCACTACAATGGCTTGTGTCTCGGTGCTTCAATGAGATCGGCGCGGATCGGATATGGCTCGAGGTGGTCGAATCGAACACTCGAGCACGGCGCCTTTACGAACGCGCCGGATTCAAGCATGAGGGAACGTTTCGCGACGGGTTCCGCGATGAGGACGGACGGTATGCGAATCTTTGCGTTTATGGTCTGCTAAGGCGAGATCTCGTCTAGCCCTTACGTTGATGGAGCGCGAAGCCGTTACCGTCGGGGTCCATCGCAAAACAGATCGAGCATGTTTGGAATTCATACACTTCGGTAACCGTTGCATCGTTCTCGATCAAGTGCTCGTGCGCGGCGACAATGTCGTCGACTTCAAAGTTCACGCCGCTCGATGAACCGGGTTGTAAGCCCGGCGGCGGGTCACCGTCGATTGCAAATGTGGACGGCCCAACGTTAAACTCGTAGAAGCGATCGTTGAAATACTGACCTTCCTGCAGTCCAAGGACGTCCCGGTAAAAGGCTCGCGCACGCTCGACGTCATTAACAGCGTAGGCAGTGAATGCGACGTCCTTGATTTTCATTTGCGGCCCTACTGAGTGCGGTAGAGATTGACGGCGACGATCGCCCCGATGATCGTGATAATCGCACCACCGGTGACGGCGACCCAGGCCGGCATCGGCGAATTCTCGCTTCGGCGCAGCGCACGGTCGGTCAGGACGTACCGCGCAGACCCGTAGGTGCCCGTAACGATTCCCGCCAGGGCCATTACCGTTCCAAAGGCCGTTGATGCTCCGGTCGCTTTGAAAGCAACGTGCGCAATGAGCGACGCTTCGCGTTCAAAAAGCGCGAAGCGTGCGATAACAAATCCGAACCCGATGAACGCGAGCGCCGTTCGCACGTAAGCGAGGAACGTGCGTTCGTTTGCGAGAGTATCGGTAGCTCTCGGCGCTGCGTTCACGCCATCCGTCGTCTAGAACAGATTCCAGAGATACTGATTATAGACTTCGTGATGATATTGCACTTCTTGCGGTTTGACGAAAGTTCCGAGTAAGCGCGGGCATCGGTCTGCGCTGGCTTGCTTGAGATCTGCATAGCGGCCCTTGACCTCTTCGCCAAGGAGGGTCGAGGCCCACTTCGATTCACGGAAACCTGAAAGTGCTGTGTAGATATTGTCCGGCAGATAACGCTCCGCTTGCCGTAGGTTCTTGATCTTAGCAACCTGGCCGTCGATGCCGGTCCGGAAGACCGACAACATCACCATATACGGATTCGCATCTGGCGCCACGGAGCGAACTTCGACGCGCGAGCTGCGCTCGTTGCCGAACGGAACACGAATCATTGATCCGCGATCGACAGCCGATGCCTTGATCTGATTCGGTGCTTCGAAGTGCGGATCGAGACGTCGATATGCATTGACGCTCGAATTCAGCAGTAGACAGATGTCGTCGCCGGCCGAGAGAATACGATCGACAAATCCCCAGGCAAAGGCACTCAGGCGTTCCTCACCCTTTGGATCCCAGAACAGATTCTTGCCGCTCTTCGCGATCGAAACGTTCGTGTGCATCCCGCTACCGTTCACGCCGACAACCGGTTTCGGCAAGAAGCTCGCCGACATACCAAGCTTGGTTGCGACCTGGCGGCAGATGAGCTTGTATAATTGGATGGTATCCGCGGCGGCAACAACCTCACCGTACGAGTAGTTGATTTCAAATTGCGACGGGGCGACTTCGGGATGATCCTTTTCATTCTCGAAGCCCATCGCGCGTTGCACTTCAGCCGTCATGTCGATGAACAGGCGCAGTGGATCGCCCGGCAGGGAGTGGTAGTAACCACCCGTGTTAACGTAATCGAATTTTCCGGTCTCGTTGAAATGTTGCTCGGCATCGAGACCCTGAAAGAGGAAGCCTTCGATTTCGTTGGCAGCGTTCAGCGTGTAGCCGTTTTTCTTGTGTTGCTCAACGGCGAATTTCTTGAGTAGGCCGCGAACGTCGGCCGGGTAGACCTCGCCGTCGCGCGACATAACGTCACCGAAGACAAGGACCTTGCCCGGTCCGAAAATATCGGACGGTCCCCAATAGAAGGCGCTCCAGTCGAGGAACAGCCGCAGATCGCTCTCGCGCTGCTCGGTGAAGCCACGGATCGACGAGCCGTCGAAGGTCAGATTGTCGTACGACTTTAGAAGAAATTTCTTGTCGTAGTCGAGCATGTGCAGCCGGCCCTCGAGGTCGCTGAACATCACCGTGACCGCTTTGATGCGGGGCTCGTCGGTGAGGTATCGCAGGCGTTCTTCCTGCAGATCATCCAGAGAAACGCGGCTGTGCCGTTGGCGTTTGGCTTGAAGATTGAGCTCTTCCAGCTCGGAATAGGACAGCGTCAGAAAATCGCGCAGTTCGGTCGTCATAGCATTCGCGCTTTGCACAACGTCATCAGAATCCTCGCTCCAAATGTACAATGACCGAGACACTAAAGGAGGAGCTCCCTACCGCGCCAACCGGATCGTCACGGTCAACCCCGCCTACTACCGCTCAACGCGGTGCCGGCTGGATCGCGTCAGTGACGCCGCATTTGACTGGCTGGAATCGCTCGATCAAAAAGAAAAGCTCGAGCGTCTCAATCAGTTAAAAACTTGAGCGCGGCGTACGGAACACGAGTCCGTCGATTTTTCCCGCATCGTTGATGTGTATGAGAACGTCGTCCGAGCCTTCCTTAAAGATCACGATGTAGCGACGCCACGGCGCGGGAGGGTCGTCGACCAACTTAATGTTTGGTCGAGCGACGGTCTTGAATGGCCCAATTCCGAAATTGAGCTGCGCTGCGATGTCCTCGATCTGCGAGGCGGGAACGTGCGCCAGGAAGTCGTCGGTGAACCAATCCGCCGACACATGCTTCATCGTGAAAATTTGCAAAATGCGTGTTGCCGCAAGATCGGGGGTCGACGTTGGTACGGGTGACGCGGCTGCAGCGGGCGATGCGGGTGCGGCTGTCTGGGCCTGGGCGGCGCTGCATACAACGAGGATGGCGGCAGCGCAAAGCAGAGCGCGGATCATGAAATCGTAGCTTCAACCCACGAGAGTCCCGAACATGCGGCCTCGCGAAACAGAGCTGATTAGATCGTAGCCGTTGGAGCCGGTGTCGGGGTGATTTCGGGCGCCGGCTCAACGGGTAGACCCCAAATGGTTCCGTCTGCGTATTTTACAAACGTTACCGCACACTTCGGCTGCGGTTGGCGCGAGAAGACGAACTGTACGTTTCCCGCATAGTCCTTGAATCGATGGTCGACGGTTATGCCGGGTGAGAATTTCCCGACGTCGCGCACCGAGACGTCTTTTCCGTCAATGTCGACCGCAAAGCGCGCGAGCACGATCTCTTGGTTGCTCTCGTTCGTGAACTTGATCATCAACGCGCCAGTGGTTTTCCGAGAGCTCCGAAAAGCCCGCCATACACATAATCTAGGCGGCAGTTGTCAATCTGAATTGGCGATATCGTTCCTGCCACGATGGACGGCACTGATGGTGACGGCGCCGGCGAGGCATCGTCGGCGCGCGCGCCGGTTGGAAGCGTGGAAGCAATAAGGAAAGAACACGCTAATAGACACGAGATCGTGCGCATCGACAATAACTCCAATTCGGCTCACGTAGAAAGTGTCGCTTGCACGTGACACTAGCATGCGAGTCTTATGCGCGTTTGGGAAATGCTGTCGACAGTGCGCGGGGCCTTGACTTTCCCTTGTCTATTGATTCGGTGCGGTTGTTGCCATAACAGGGCGTTGCATTCTGTTTCCGCGACGAACGGAAACATTGAGCTGCCCTTCCGGTGCACTCGCGATTAACTCGCGCGCTTGCGCGGCGTCGATTACGCGTTGTCCGTTGATCGTCGTGACGATGTCGCCGGGTTGAAGTCCGGCTTTTTGCGCGAGACTGTTTGGTCCAACTTGTCGGACGAGAACGCCGCGCGGTGTTTGCATGAGTATGAACCCGTACGTGTCAGCAGGAACCGCGGGTGTCGCCGCGATCCACTGCACGCTACGTCCGGCATCCGCGGTTAGTTGCGCGTTCTGCGGGACGATGAAGTTCGCCGTTATTGCCATCGATTCGCCGCCGCGGATCGAGAGTTGCTTTCGCGGCCCGTAGACTTCACCGGGTCCGGCAGATAGGGCTCGCGCAGATAGCGTCTGCATTCCACCGTTCGGTGACGGAACGCTGATCTGAAAATCACCAGCTTGCGCGACCATGTCGTGCGAAGGGTGCAGATTCAAGCGGACGTGCAACACGTCTGCGTCGAGATTCGGACGCTGCGTAATCCAGGATGTCTGCACGGTGAAATCGCCTTGCTGGAGTGGGAGTTGCCGGAAAATCTCTTGCTCTGAAGGAAGTTGTCGTTGGGGCTGTGGTTCCGCAGGTTCCTCAGCCGGCAGCGGTTCGGCGGCAACGAATGCAGATGACGGCAACGGTGCTTGCGCAACGAGCGGTTCAGGCTGTTGCACGACCGGAATCGGTGCGACCGGAGCCGGCGGCTCTTCATAGGCGACACGGACTTTTTGATCTTCAAAGAACGGGCTTAGCACGAGCGGCCCCGAGATCGCGTAGCCGCCACGTTCTTGGCGGTTGGTGTCGCGTGTGTCGATCATGCCGACGACTTCACCGGTGCGCGGTTCGAATACGGGCGATCCGCTTAGGCCTTCTTCGATGTTCAAATTAGCGAGATCGATGAAGCGTCCGTTGCTCGGCAGCGAGCTTATCGTTCCGGGATAGAGCACACGCGGAACGAGGCCGGCGATTTCGATCGACTCGTCGTTTTTCAGAAAGCCGGCAACTGCGACATAGCTGCCTTCATGTAGCGCGTGATCTTGTGAAACGAATCGTACCGGAATCAAATTCGGCTCATCGATGTTGAGCATGGCGGTGTCGACCGGCCCGACGGACTTCAAGTGCGCGTCGATGTCGCGGGCTTGCCCGGGAACATTGACGATTATCTTCGCCGCTTTCGTGACCGTGTGCGCCGACGTTAGAACCAGCGATCCGCCTTTGTCGGACGCGACGACGAACCCGGTACCGGATTGAATCGGCTTACCGTTGCCGTCGAGTGCCCAGATCTTGACAAGCGATGGCTTGATTTTCGCGTAACCGATCGATGCATCGTCGCCTGCGAACGCAGCGCGGGAGACTAGAGCCATTGCGATGAGAAGCGACGAGAAGAAGAGACGCATTGAAGACGGACCTCTAAACGGCATGGAGATAAATTCCGGCGGCATCACAGACTCCTGAGGTCTGCCGGCTGACGCCAAGAGGGGGCCAATCCAGGTACATTCCGGGGATTGCAGCGGACCAAGTTTCGGGGAGTGCCCACGTTTCGTAGTGCGGCACGATCGAAGGCGGCTTCAGGTGGCCGATCTCGCAACTTTTGAAAACAATTTGCGGCTTGCGATTCGTCGGGCTTTTGATGCCGAAATAGCTTCCGTCGACGAATCGATTGCGATGCCGTGCATTGTGTTGCCAACTATATGGCTGCGCGATCGCAACGATGCGTTTGAGAATTATTCCATCCGACGTAGAGCCGCCCGACGGCGTCCATCCGTCCTGCGGAACCGTCTTTTGCACCATCGTGAGCGTGACGCGCTTTCCGTCGGCATTGACGCCCGTCGCGGTGAACACGAGTAGCGACGGCGTGACCGGATAGAGCTCGAGCGTCACGTCCGGCCCACCGCAGGGGAAGCGCATATCGGACGTGATCGGCTTGTTCGACGCGTACTTCCAATAAAAAGCGTAGTCGTCGACGCCCGACTGTGCCGAGCTCTTTTGAAGGCCGGCATCGACCGAGACGCCGTTCGGTCCGGCGCCCCAGCCGCCAATGTAAATGTAACCGGTCTCTTCGTCGACGATCCCTTGTGTGAAATGACTGACACCGCACGGGATCGAGACGCTGACGCGCTCCGCGCTGAATCCGTTCAGCGTACGAACGCCGTGGAACGCACCCGAATCGATATCGAAGGGCGAGGCGACTTCTGCTCGTGCCGGCGTCCCGGGGACGCGATCGTCATCTGAAGCCGGCTGCACGAAGCGATGCTCGAACATCCACGTCAAATCGTGCTTCTCGGCTCGCGGCGTTGGGCGCGCATTCGGCTTCGGGTAAGCGGTTGTGGGGACGAAGGCGAGTTGCGGTTGCGTAAACTTGCCGGCCACGGCGACGCGAAAGTCGCCGCTGTACGCGAGCGCTTGCGGATGACCGTGGCGATCCGCAACGATCACGAAGCTCCGCTGATTAGGGCGCAGCCGTTTCATCACCGCCGAGTCGTTGGGCAAGGCAACCGAAGACGCCGACGTAACGACGAGGGCGAGCACGAAAAACGCAAGGCGAACGCGGTGCTTATCCACGGCAGCTTGAACGTTCGGCGATACGGCAGGCCGTCCGTCAGAATGCGCGCGCTTCCCATGTCAATTTAATCTACACGGACGAAAGCGGCCGACGAAGAATTTAGTTAGTGACCTTCAGAAAGCTGTCTTCGGCAGCATAGTCAAATACGTCGGCGTAGACCCGCGCGAATATCGGGAATACCACGCGCCAATCGCGCCCTCGCGCCGCATCGATAAGCCATCCGCAAACCTCGGGCGCGTACGACGCGTAGTCCGTCACGGGCCTGTACCCAATTTGGGCTGCCCTGCGCATGTCGACCATGATAGGTTCCGCGTTCGACCAGGGAGTCACACCGACTCCGTCGATCACTTCTTCGCTTGGCACCGTGACGAATTCGCAATCCCAGTTCAAGCCACGCGCGATGATGCCCGCGATCTCACGGACATTCGGCGTAGTGGGATCGGCGGCGTTAAGCGGCCCGCGAAATGACGCCTCCAATGCGGCTTCGATTACGGCCGCGATGTTCGGTGTTGCGGAATTGTGGAAGATTGACGCCTCGAACTTGAGGGGTACGCGCTTGCGATCATCCAGATATCGCTTGATGAACCACCACTCGCGCGGCAGTTTCGAACTCGGTCCGTAGATCGCGCACGGACGAATCAGGCTAACCGGCACTCGGGCGTGCTCCAATAGCGTATTCTCGAGCGCGACTTTCTTCGTAGAGTAATCTTGTTGGCCGGCAAGCGTCGTCGGTTGAGTCTCGGGAACCGGAACGGGGAATTGCGCGTAAACGCCGGCGGTCGAGATGACGCTGAACTGTCCGACGGCGTCCTGTATTTCGAGCAGTTGCGCCGCGTGATTCTCGTCGTATGCAATCGTGTCGATGACGGCATCGGCGCCGTCCGCAAGCGCAGCGCGGAGCGCGCCCGGCTCGTTACGATCGAGCCGGATACTCCTCGCGCCAAGCTCCGTGAGGTTGGGGAGTGGATCGCCGCGTTGCGCGCACGTTACAGCCCATCCGGCGTGCAACAATCGTTCACCGGTTGCGCGCCCGATTTGACCGTTTGCACCTATGATAATTGCATGCCGCGCCATGAATGTCTCCGAGAGATACGTGGCAAACAACAGCGCACCTTGGCGGCCGATATTCGGATTCAACGCGCGACGGAAGGCGACATCGAGCACATTCTCGATCTCCTCGAGGCAGTTGCCTCGGAAGATCGTTGGATTGCAACCCAACTGCCCGTCGATCGCGAACGACGAACTGCGTCGATGCTGGCGACATTGGCTCGCGAGAATGCGGCGCTTTTCGTTGCCGTTCGTGATGGTGCCGTTGTCGGTGAACTCGGATTGTATCCCGGTTGGCCGGGCGTCTACGACCTCGCGATGCTCGTCGAGCGTTCGCAACGTACTACGGGTATCGGCAGTGCGCTTATGCGGGCCGGCATCGACTGGGCTAATTCGATGCACGCACACAAGATTGCGCTAGAGGTCTTTCCGTGGAACGCAGGCGCGATCGCGCTCTATTCCAAGTTTGGCTTCTTGAACGAGGGTCACCGTCGCAGACATCTGCGCCGCAGGAACGGTGAGTTGTGGGATGTGATAGCGATGGGCTTATTGCTTGGCCGCTACGATCCGCCGGATTCCGTCGCCAAGACAATCGGCGATGTCCATATTCGTGCCGCGCGGCGCTCGGATAGCGAGGCGTTGGCACGCTTACGTCATGCGCTGTGGCCGGAAGCATCATACGACGAGATCCTCGCCGACATGCAGCTGATGTTCGATGGGGTAGCGTCGTCGTTGCCCTTAGTCGATTTCGTCGCCCAGCTAGATACCAGGCTCATCGGCTTCGTCGAAGTCGGATTGCGCTCGCACGCGAACCACTGCGATCCCACTCGTCCAGTTGGATTCATCGAAGGCTGGTTTGTTGACGCCGGCGTCCGCCAACGCGGTATTGGAAGAGCGCTTATTGCCGCGGCCGAAGACTGGGCTCGCATGCAAGGGTGCAAGGAGATGGCCTCGGATGCGCTCGTCGACAATGCGCTCTCGCAGCTCGCACACGAGAGGCTTGGCTACGAAGTCGCAAATCAGTGCACCGATTTTCGAAAGACGCTCTGAACGTGGAACATTCGAAGCGGCGTTCCGGTATCTCGAGCGTGTTGTCGAGAGCGCGAATTGTAACGACGTGCGCCTTGCTTCTAGGCGTAACGGCTCCGGCGCCACCCGCGCAGGGACAGGAGCAGACGTTGCATATTGGCCTCACGCAAGAGCCGGCAACGCTCAACCCCGTGGTTGGGACGCTCGCACTTGAAACCGACGTCGTCCAGTTCATCTACAGCGGCCTGACCCGTTACGACGAACGTGGCAATCGCGTCCCCGACCTTGCGCGGGAAGTTCCGACCCGCGCAAACGGTGGGATCTCAGCCGACGACCGTACGATCACGTACCATCTCGTCCGCAACGCCTTCTGGCACGACGGTGTTCCCGTCACATCGGAGGACGTAAAGTTCACATTCGAAGCGCAGATGAATCCGAAGAACAACGTTGCGACCCGAACGCCGTACGACGAGATCGAACGCGTCGAGACGCCGGATAAATACACGGTACGGCTCATTCTCAAGCGTCCGTGGGCGCCCGCGCTCGATGCATTCAGCGACCGGAACGCCGGCGCGATCGTTCCGGCGCATCTACTTGCAAAGTACGACGATCTCAATCACATCGATTTCAACGGCGCACCGGTCGGAAGCGGGCCGTATAAGCTCGTGAGCTGGCAGCGTGGTAGTCAGATGATCCTTGAAGCCGACCCGAGATTCTATCGTGGTGCGGCCAAGATCAAGCGCGTCGTGCTGCGTTTTCTGACGGCGGACAATACGATGATGATCGCGCTGCGAACGCACGAGATCGATATGGCAGATACGTTGAATCTCTCAACGTATCTGAATTTGGGCAACATCCCCGGCATGGTACCCGCGATCAACGCGAAGTCGTTTTGGGAGCATTTGACCTTCAATACGTCGCGCGCACCGCTTGACGACCGCCGCGTTCGTCTAGCCCTCTGCTACGGCTTTGACGTGCATGAGATTTTCGCGAACGTCGCGCACGGTTTGGGGCTGCTCGGGCCGACAGCCGAGAATCCGGCAACGCCGTGGTTCAATCGGAAGCTGAGCTATTATCCCTACGATCCCTCACATGCCGCGCGTTTGCTGGACGAAGCCGGATGGAAGATTGGTTCCGACGGCATTCGTGTCAAGGACGGAAAACGATTGAATCTGACGCTCGTGTCGACGGCGGGCAATCAAACGCGCGAACAAACGGAGATCATCCTGCAGCAGCGCTGGAAAGCCATCGGCGTCGACGTGACGATCAAGAACGGGCCTGCGTCAATGGTTTTCGCGTTGGCGGCGAACGGTGGACCTCTGTACTCGGGCAACTTTGATGTGGCGCTGTCAGCATTCGTATTGGCGACGCCGGACCCCGAACAAATCAACGTCAACGAGGAAGACCGCGTGCCGCCGAACGGCAATAATCTTTCGTTCTATCGCAACCACGAATTGACCGAGCTCGAAGAACGCGCCGCATCTACATTCGATGTTCCCACGCGCAAGCGGCTGTACGATCGGATTCAAGGAATCGAGCTGCATGACGTGCCGTACTACGTCCTCCGATGGGCTGCGATCACCGATATGCGCAGTACCAATCTCGAGGGGGTGCGTCCGTCGCTCGTCGGGTCCACGTTCTGGAACGTCGCAGACTGGCAATTCAAGTAATGAGACGTTCCATTCTCGCGAGCGCCCTCATGATGATGTTGGGGGGCGTAGCTGCCGCCGCGATCTCCGCACTCGATGTATCTAAGGTCGATACGACGCCGTCGCTCGATCCGCGCGCACCGGCGTCTGGATGGACGCAGCCGGCGCCGGCGTCATTGACATGGGACGTCGTGCACGCGCGTCCTGCAAGTGAACCGACGGAAGTCCGCACCGCAACGGACGGTCGCTACCTGTACGTGCGCTTCGATGCGAAACAGGAGGGCAAGGTCGTTATCTCACAGCACGGCGACGACGCGATTACAGGTGGAAGCAACGGCACCAACGGGACGTTGTCGTGGAGCAACGACGATGCCGTCTGGGTCGACTTGTGGCCGAACGGCCCGGGCGGATTCGAGTATCAATTCGAAGCCAATCCCGGCGGTTCGCACAACGAGTACTCGAGCGAAAACACCGCGTTTGCACCGCATTGGGAGTCGCGTGGCTCATCTGTTCCAGGCGGCTACGTGGTCACGATGGCGATCCCGCTGAGCGTGATCCACGGCGTGCACGCCGGTTCGTGGCGCGCCCAATTCATTCGATATATTCGCGCGACGGGAGCCGAGTATGTGTGGTCGTTCGATGCAGTGCAGACGAACGCGGACGATGTTTCGCGCGCCGGCACAATTGCGATTCCGGTCGTGACGGTGCACGCAGCGCGTCCGGAACCGCGCGTTGCGCCGTATGCGCTCGGCGCCGTCGCCGCGCCGTCAGCCGGCGGATCGACCTCGCGTATCGGCGCCGATCTGTCGGTGCCGGTATCGGCGACCTCGGCATTTTTTGCGACGTTCCACCCGGATTTCTC of the Candidatus Baltobacteraceae bacterium genome contains:
- a CDS encoding glutamine synthetase family protein, which encodes MTTELRDFLTLSYSELEELNLQAKRQRHSRVSLDDLQEERLRYLTDEPRIKAVTVMFSDLEGRLHMLDYDKKFLLKSYDNLTFDGSSIRGFTEQRESDLRLFLDWSAFYWGPSDIFGPGKVLVFGDVMSRDGEVYPADVRGLLKKFAVEQHKKNGYTLNAANEIEGFLFQGLDAEQHFNETGKFDYVNTGGYYHSLPGDPLRLFIDMTAEVQRAMGFENEKDHPEVAPSQFEINYSYGEVVAAADTIQLYKLICRQVATKLGMSASFLPKPVVGVNGSGMHTNVSIAKSGKNLFWDPKGEERLSAFAWGFVDRILSAGDDICLLLNSSVNAYRRLDPHFEAPNQIKASAVDRGSMIRVPFGNERSSRVEVRSVAPDANPYMVMLSVFRTGIDGQVAKIKNLRQAERYLPDNIYTALSGFRESKWASTLLGEEVKGRYADLKQASADRCPRLLGTFVKPQEVQYHHEVYNQYLWNLF
- a CDS encoding DUF202 domain-containing protein, whose amino-acid sequence is MNAAPRATDTLANERTFLAYVRTALAFIGFGFVIARFALFEREASLIAHVAFKATGASTAFGTVMALAGIVTGTYGSARYVLTDRALRRSENSPMPAWVAVTGGAIITIIGAIVAVNLYRTQ
- a CDS encoding GNAT family N-acetyltransferase, with the translated sequence MAADIRIQRATEGDIEHILDLLEAVASEDRWIATQLPVDRERRTASMLATLARENAALFVAVRDGAVVGELGLYPGWPGVYDLAMLVERSQRTTGIGSALMRAGIDWANSMHAHKIALEVFPWNAGAIALYSKFGFLNEGHRRRHLRRRNGELWDVIAMGLLLGRYDPPDSVAKTIGDVHIRAARRSDSEALARLRHALWPEASYDEILADMQLMFDGVASSLPLVDFVAQLDTRLIGFVEVGLRSHANHCDPTRPVGFIEGWFVDAGVRQRGIGRALIAAAEDWARMQGCKEMASDALVDNALSQLAHERLGYEVANQCTDFRKTL
- a CDS encoding VOC family protein, whose protein sequence is MKIKDVAFTAYAVNDVERARAFYRDVLGLQEGQYFNDRFYEFNVGPSTFAIDGDPPPGLQPGSSSGVNFEVDDIVAAHEHLIENDATVTEVYEFQTCSICFAMDPDGNGFALHQRKG
- a CDS encoding amino acid ABC transporter ATP-binding protein, which encodes MPIIEFAAVNKWFGQQHVLIDIDLAVEKGEVVCVIGPSGSGKSTLIRCINRLETIQTGRLTVDGKEVSAKTTDIGAVRAEVGMVFQGFHLYPHMTALQNVSLAPINVKRLSKTEAERLAREILTRVGLADKEGSYPAQLSGGQQQRVAIARALAMQPKILLFDEPTSALDPEMIKEVLDVMAALATTGITMLVVTHEMGFARSVGHRVIFMDSGRIVETGTPEHFFKNPENERTKTFLSKILAHHV
- a CDS encoding NAD-dependent epimerase/dehydratase family protein yields the protein MLDVAFRRALNPNIGRQGALLFATYLSETFMARHAIIIGANGQIGRATGERLLHAGWAVTCAQRGDPLPNLTELGARSIRLDRNEPGALRAALADGADAVIDTIAYDENHAAQLLEIQDAVGQFSVISTAGVYAQFPVPVPETQPTTLAGQQDYSTKKVALENTLLEHARVPVSLIRPCAIYGPSSKLPREWWFIKRYLDDRKRVPLKFEASIFHNSATPNIAAVIEAALEASFRGPLNAADPTTPNVREIAGIIARGLNWDCEFVTVPSEEVIDGVGVTPWSNAEPIMVDMRRAAQIGYRPVTDYASYAPEVCGWLIDAARGRDWRVVFPIFARVYADVFDYAAEDSFLKVTN
- a CDS encoding GNAT family protein produces the protein MMLAVRRATLDDVDFIHVAHDAAHARAFVHPVPLDAVRAALEDPARGTFILTKDGERAGMLLLAYDPEAPWLVELRRIIVTKQHGGIGTFALQWLVSRCFNEIGADRIWLEVVESNTRARRLYERAGFKHEGTFRDGFRDEDGRYANLCVYGLLRRDLV
- a CDS encoding trypsin-like peptidase domain-containing protein, producing the protein MRLFFSSLLIAMALVSRAAFAGDDASIGYAKIKPSLVKIWALDGNGKPIQSGTGFVVASDKGGSLVLTSAHTVTKAAKIIVNVPGQARDIDAHLKSVGPVDTAMLNIDEPNLIPVRFVSQDHALHEGSYVAVAGFLKNDESIEIAGLVPRVLYPGTISSLPSNGRFIDLANLNIEEGLSGSPVFEPRTGEVVGMIDTRDTNRQERGGYAISGPLVLSPFFEDQKVRVAYEEPPAPVAPIPVVQQPEPLVAQAPLPSSAFVAAEPLPAEEPAEPQPQRQLPSEQEIFRQLPLQQGDFTVQTSWITQRPNLDADVLHVRLNLHPSHDMVAQAGDFQISVPSPNGGMQTLSARALSAGPGEVYGPRKQLSIRGGESMAITANFIVPQNAQLTADAGRSVQWIAATPAVPADTYGFILMQTPRGVLVRQVGPNSLAQKAGLQPGDIVTTINGQRVIDAAQARELIASAPEGQLNVSVRRGNRMQRPVMATTAPNQ